The nucleotide sequence TGGTCTATACATCAAAGACTTGCTTACTCAAAATAATTGCCTCCTTATGAATTTTGCGTTCAATGCTCCTAAAATGTTAAACCTCCCCTGGGTGCAATGTTTCACACTCAACAGTCCTCCAATATTGCCACTCCCACCTCTCAACCCTCTTTCCTCTGGAACAATATAAACCAACATGATTCAAAGTATCCCAAAGACATCAACACTAACTCACCGTCAAGTCCAATTGGACCCATGACAAGGGCTTGTACAAGCGACATACAAATTAAGGTGACTTCACTCCTCTTTGAGCTCCCTATGAATTTaaatgagacatggctactgcctcaaTCTGGAACCCTTGTGCGTGCTTAGGTACAAAGGCAAGGACCATGGAGAAGCACGAggagagaaaactcaaataaggaGAAGAAGTGCTCCTTCACTACAACTCAACTGTTCCGGCCAGGGAGCCGGATTAtccaggacgaggccgagaagccCCAGTTGAATCAGCCGAAAAGTCTGGTCATGCATGCGCCTCTGCCGATTCACCACTTCCGGACTGCTCGGGAACCAGTTATGACTGTTCGGGCCGAAATCGAGAGGCCCTAGATGAACTCCCAAGACTATCTTGGTGACTCCCACCAAATGCCGGAAGAATAAAAACCGAACTATTTGACATGCTGAGTGGGCTAAGCCCATGTGCCTTTTTCCCACCTACTTCTCGGTCCTAGACTATGTAAGTCATATCCCCTTCCTAGATGTACGGTTAGCGATGTATTATAGACAAAACTAGGAGAGGTTTGCGCATCTACCTCCTTGAGGGGATCTCCCCAAGTGGTTTCAAGGCTTCCACTTGTGGAGAACACTCTATTGGAGTAATTATGACCTCCATTCGAGAAGATTCCTCTGAAAATTACGATACCTCCTTCTCTTCGGAGTTGGGGTGGGGGAAACCCTTTGCTTGCCTTTTTTCCTTTGTTTGTTATTTGGATCTAAGATGCCCCTCTTGTATTGACTTTTGTGTTATAAGATGAGTACTCAGTGGTGAATCTCTTATTtaagtgtttctcttgtgttttccgCATAGTTCCTCGTGCTCTTCATGTTCATCCTCACATCCACCTTCAATTCGTAAAGATCGGGCCACCTCACACGGTTTACCATGTCTTGCAACAACCACCCATCCTCAAACAAATATCATTTGTCCTCACTAGCAATGGTAGATCCGCCTTCTTCTATAGAAATACTTGGCCCTCTAGCCAACCCTAGCGCATTATCACACGACATTGACTCTATCATTTCTCTCACATATCAGACAATTGTGGCTAGCTAGTTAACCTCCAAAATTGTTTGACTGCGGCTGCTAAGATATAGTTGGATGTTGTTTTATTTCTGTTGCAGGATTTCAGCCCAGGTCAAGACAATGACAACGCTTCCTCTTCCATGGGAAGAACTTCTCCACCCACAACACCAGTGGATAACATCCTCATGCGTGAAGACCACACCGACCACAACGCCGAACctaacttggttctcaaaagtcTCGATATCTCCGACTGGCTTCTATTTGGGCACAATCTCAATTCCAAGGCCAACCTCTTCCACAAGACCATCACTCACAATAGCATGTGCCCTAGATGGGAACACGGCAGACTGGCCGCCCTCATAATGTTTGGGCTCTCACCAGCCTCTCGACCCCATTTTCTCTCGAGTTGGTTTGGGACTCTGCGTGCCCCCTTTGGTCTCGACAACAACGTTTGGCCATGGGTAGCTCTCACCATCCTTTGGGAGATTTGGCCATGATTGTTTAAAGACACATCTATTTCAGCGTTCGTTGTCTCGATCAACTTTGACGTCGAAGGCCGAGCAGGAGTGGAAGGCGGGTTCGTATAAGTATATGTGCCCACGGACGGTTCTGAGTTGAGAGGAGAAGCTGAGCACAGCTCGTACTAGGACATGGCGGTACGTAGTAGTTAGGGCGGGTGCGTGAGAAGAGAACCGGATGTTACAGTAGAACTAGTAGCTGTAGCGAGAGCATGGAAGGCGCCGGCGACTTCACCTTCGCCGTGGCCGCGCCTCTGGCAGGCGCCGGCGGCCGACGGGTAGGCGCCGGTCTGCTGTACCCGGTCTTCGGCCAGCCGCGGTCACCGCCGCGCCAGCGGGCTCTGGAGACGGACACGACGACGGGCACCGCGCGCGTGCCGCTCGGGCGGCTTCTGCTCGTGGACGCGTTCCGAGCAGAAGCGGAGCAGCAGCAGCCGGACGGCGGGGACAAGCTGTCGGCAAAGACGTGCAACTGTTCGTGGTGTCCCGGATCACCGTCCACGCCGGCGACAGCGTCATCCCCGACGCGCTGCCGGAAGAGCGGCTCCACGGGGTCGGTCCTCCGGTGGAGCCAGCGGCTCCTCGGCCGGAGCCGCAGCGACGGCACGGAGAAGTTCGTCTTCCTGGACGCCAGCCCTTCCAACTCCGGGACCAAGCGCAAGGGGGTCAggagcggcggcgtcggcggccacGCACACGTCTGGAGCTCTTACGCGCACAAGGGCGCTGGCAATGACGGGCGCCGGAGGTCGTTTCTCCCGTACAGACAGGACCTCGTCGGGCTCTTCGCCAGCGCCACCGCGTTCCGGCGGACCTACCATCCCTTCTGACGACGTACCGGATCCGTAGAGCATTTGGTCTGCATACATCCTACTCTTTGAGTTTGTACTCCTGCTTGTTTGCTTGTTGTACTATTTCATCATCGGTTTGTATTATTGGTGACCGGAGCGTGTAAAatcaatttcatatttttttggggGTGAATTTCATATGTTCCTTTGAACTTTATGCAGTACACTTTGTTCAGTAATGCTACTACTTAAAAGGCTTACGCCCCGCTGTATAATTATAGCAACGGCACGGAATACCTGCTGGGGCAAACAACACATCAAGcctaaaagaaaaagaagaaaagagaaagtAATGTCAACAACGGCAACTCGATGAAACGTGGAtgacccgccaccgctaccccctccGGAGTCGTCCCACCACACTCCAAGTACCCCGAAAAGCCACGTACCAAGCAACACTTTCAAGAAGGAATGCGACAACGACAACGCTGCTGCCCGGATATGTCCTGGGGTTTTCTCCGGCACGCGGAGGAAAATGGGGAATGGgtacatccggtgcccttcaggaAAATGGCGGCACCCACAGGCATCAGCGCGTCGGTGCCAGATGAGCCAACATGGATTTCTCCAAAACCCAAAAACCACTAGCCAAATGATCCGTAGCCTTCCATCTAGCTTGCCACCCACTAGCATGCGCCATCACGATCTGAACGCCACCCAcgtcgtctcactgatatcacCATCGCGAGGCCTAGAGGACGGAATATGGGAGTGCAAGGAATCGAGGACGGCATCATCGAGGCCACGCGGGAGGGAAATGCCTCCACTGCCATCGCGAGGGAGGTCACTGCCTCCAGCGCCTTCGCAGTAGCCGGCCAGATGCGTCAGCAGGGGCACACCAGGCCTCCGGGCCCAGACGGGCCTAGATCGAGCCTGCAAAGCCTCCGCCGCCATGTTGCAGCAAGCCGGCGACAGCGCCGCCACCACCCAGAATCCCGACTCACGACCTCCACCACCAGGAGGCTACACCATCGACAGAAGAGCCGCCAGCCCGCCTTGGCTCAGATGGGCCCAAAGGGGCCATATCTAGGTTGAACGGGTGTCATAGGCTGCACCTCCGCAGACCACCCTCGCCAGCACCAAgtcaccccgccgccgcagccTGGAAGAACCACCCagagccgcgccgccccgcgcagaAGCACCTCAGAGAGGGGAAAGCAGGGGGCGCCGTTGCCGGTAGCGCCGCCCGGGTCTTGGCCGACGACGCACGCCAACGACGGCAGGAGGAGAGGGGATCGGGGAGGGCTCTTGGGGAGGCGGATGGTGGCGCAGCCGGTCGACCGGCGGGGACAACCCGGTCGTGAGAGGGGCAAAGAGGGTACTCCGTTGGGTTTGAAGCAATTAACCAGATAATTAGTGTCCTTGCTAAATGAAAAACAATTCTCTTCGTACAAAAATCAGCTTCCTTCAAACATGGAATTGTCTTCCACCATTTTTCCCTTTTAAATCGAATTCGAACCAAATTCTCAGCTGATGAAACTATTACTATAGTACGTAGATGCAGCCTTTCTCTTGTTTGTAACAAACTGTTAAACTTTTTGTGTTTTGTATATATTGCGGGGAGCATACAGTGAAACTTGATCAAGTTCATAATGCAAGTTCAAGAGCGGTCTCCCTCGGGCACCAACTCCCCTTTCCCAAGCTTTACTCTTCGTATTAGTCGCACGAAAATTAAATTACATCATCCGATATGATCGTATCATATCATACGTCCGTGTCAGCCTTAATTAAGCCTGGCTGCGAAGCACGACTAGCAAGATTGTAAACGTTTCTTGCAGCCTACGACGCGTGCTGCCTCCGACATCGACCAAGCATAACTGCTGACACGGATAGCTAGCAACGACACACAAGTACATTCTGGTCATCATACTGTTACTACACAGTAGCTATACATGTTTTTCCTTGCCACTTCACGTCAGACCGTAATCAACCAGATTTTTCTGGATATTTCTTCGGAGTATATATATGTGGGTGCGATTGCCATGGCTAAGTCAAAATTTACTGCGAGCAAGTTTAACCAACCGATGTGTTTGAAGTGGGACCAGACGGCTCACCCTGCGGCCAACATGCATGATCATCTTGTAGCTAGATCACCATAACACCAGCGAAAACGCCTGCTGAAGACTCGACTCGTGATCACGTACGGGCCAGCGACGGGCACATCGCCTATACCACCGAGAAATGTACTCGTAACCATACAACTATACACAAGCAATGGTCGCTATTTGAAATATCACTTTACCACCTTTATCGTGAGCTTGTTATCCTTGGCGAGATGTGGTGACCAATGCATGGGACTTTTCTGAGATACCAGGGGCTACGGTGTCACGTCGAGAGCAACGTCGTCTCATTCAGTCCTCTCCTTCTGAGTCTTTATGGATGTCCAAATTACACGACAGGCTCGTAAGATACATTACATTATTACGTGGCAGACAGCAACGCTAGCACTGTGCTTAATTTCACAGTAGCACAACATATCACCTACGGCATTAATCATTCGACGGGTTCCGGATCAACACAAACCATTGCGGTGGCAGCAGCTTCCACAGAGTCCGCCAAAACTGATTTGAAGTGAGGTGTGAGATCTGTTAGAAGAGAGAGGGGGGCATTGTTGCAGAATATGacggatgtattattgagcctcgagggcgattATATATTAAGTACAAGGCTTGAAGGACAAGAcgcctctcctagagataaggtaggagacggattacaaatcctagacttCCAAACACATATAACCTAAATATATCTTTTTTTGAACGGtcacgcgcgggggggggggggggggggggaggttccccacctgaatatattgctcaaaaaaGCTGCCAAAGCCAAGAGTCACCCCTTAAGCTTTGgctgatccagtttataaggaaaaccggatCGAAAACCTAAACAAGTTGACCCCGTTTGAGCCGAAAACCGTACAAGCAACACAGTTACAGAAGATGAGAAAAAAAAGACACCCAGGACATGTCACGACCTAGCAGACCGAAGGACCATCACCATGAGAGACAAAGTAGATGTGGGGTGCCATCAAGGGATCATAATAATAAGACTTTGCAAGCAACCTAACGCACCGCACCGGCGTGCGTACCAAGCCCACGACGCAACACAACAGCATCCACAATCAACGAGTGCCACACCTGGACACGAACCTTGACTGGGAACTCCGCCACAGGAATTCGGAACGATTAGCAAGTTGGAGAGGCATCTTGCATCGTCGTTGAGCAAAGATGAACCGAGACAACACCAagagcatgaagctcgccgcaacACAACGGCATCCGTGGGAGGGTCTTGAGCATGCACAGCAACATGGACGACACACCAGATGATGGGCAGGGGCGGATGAATGGCAACGAAGGGCTTGGCGAAGAGGCGAAGTCGATTGTGGTACGGGGTGGATGGGAGGCGATGAGAGAATTGAAGCAAACTCGGAGGTCAAAACAGAGGGCAAAGGAATCACCATACGGACAAGAAGGGGATGCAGACCGCGCCATCAGCATGGAAGAGCGGCGTGAGTGCGCTGCCGCAGTCGTGGTCGGACGAACCGGCAGAGATTTCTCCCCATCCCCAAGtccaacaaggaggaggaggaggcagtacAGCGCCACCATGGTGGGACGCGGCGCCcgcaggcgtcgccgctggcagcCGGCGGCCGCCGGCATGGATTTCTCCATGCCTCCTCacaccctccaccaccaccacacccaacCTCCGACTGACCGGACATAGAGGATTCATTCCGATAGCCCTGAGAAAGGAGCACCCCCAGACGAGCAGATCCGCGACGAAAAGCGGTAGATCGGAAATCAGCGCATTCGCGCGCACCCACCACTGTGCAGCACCCGAGGACGAGACGCGGGCACATGCCCGCCCAGCCCGCGCGAGCACGGGAACGGGGGGAGGGGGCAGCATCGGCTCGATCTGATGAGCAGCACGGGAGCTACCCCCATCGACGGCGACGAGATGATTGGTGCAGCAGCCACCGACAGAGGGCCAACACGCGCCGGCCGGCCGACGGGCACTGGTGGCTCCGGGCGGGACGATGTGGGAGGCGGATTTTGGATCTTGGGAGCAGGCTGATGTCGCGGGCGGAGAGCAGAGCATGGCCTTGCCGCCGCCGTCTGCCGCGGGATCGGCCCGACAGCCTCCTTCGGCACCGGCGATGCAGGGGGCCGCCTCGATCTGGCGATGGTGGATGCGGAGGGGAGCACCGGACGGTGAGGCAGGGGTGGGCTTGGATTGAAGTGGGAGAGGTCGCgagtggtggtggaggtggacCTGGTGGATAGGGTTGGGGTCACCCCGGTGTCGCCCCGCGGAGCGACACGGGAGCGGCTCTGGTTTCAGATTTTTAGCataacccaaatatatctctaacatccccccgcagtcgtaaCGGTAGCGTTGCGAACAACAAGAACATCGCGGACTgtcagactggagagaatagcagccgacAGAATGGCATCCCCCCTCCCCCCAGCAGTCCTAGCGGGAGCGTCGTGGATGGTGTCGCGTTGCGGACGCGTTCactgtagaggaagccgacgagttgctcaagcgAATGATAACATTTTGTGCCGATGTCGAGGTggccgagagcgtagggtggtgtagccgttGTCAAGGTAGCCGTGCAAGAACgctgtggtcgatgtcgagtcagggTATCCGGTGTCGAGGGAGTCGCCATGGAGCCACGGGCGCAAGGAGGTGCcaagttagtcatgggcgcagtggtgtcgaagtagggtGCGCCGGGTAGAGGATGATGTTGACGAGGCGTCGCGCCGGGTTTGCCAAACCCGGAAACACGTCGTAGATGAAGGcatgcatcggtgttgccagcaccgggcatgcttAGACGGACGCAGACGAAGCtgacgaagcgccgaccaggcttgccagaTTCGGGGACACGTCGTGGAGGAAGGCACACATCGCTGTTGCCAgtaccgggcatgcgtagacgagggacctgcacgagctgtacaccatgtcgaggagtcggagaggccagcagagaaggactcgacgacggttgcggcatCTATCGATACGGGGTcgatgtcgcccgcggttgtcggagtagacaaagtggtcggggtagatgatggTGACGCTGGCgatgggctggtgctggacgaagacgaaggaggtggacgggtGGCGGCGACTAGGTTAGGAGCGCAACGACGATGCTCAAAGCAGGCGAGGAACCTGACAACGTGACGGAGATCGGCGCGGACATGGTGTTCCCGCGTCAAGGGAGGCGGCGCAGCGCATATCACGGGAAGTCGACGTGCACGGACGGCGGGTGGACTGCGGGCCGCGATGCTATGACCCcaaggggcgatgcagcggcggctggcaggtcggggcgacggcggaaAGACCTCGGGGTGGCGGTGGTGACCGCGTTCCGCATCTCTATAGCTCGAAGAGGCGGTGTAGCGGCGGCTCGcaggtcggtgcaaccgcggggacggcctcgggcgaCAGCGGTGACCGCATGCTGCAACACTACAGCCCGAAGAGGCGGTGTAGCGATGGCTCGCAGGTCGGGGCAACCACGTGGAGAACCGCTAGCCGGGGGCGATGGCCCGACGGgaggcggcgtggaccgcgtgccgcGACACGAAAACCCTAAGGGGCTACgcaaaggcggcggcggctacgggggtAGCCGGCGGGAGGATCTCAGGGCGGTGGCATGGACTGCGTTCCGCGACGCGACAGCCCGAACGGGCATCGCCAGGAGCGACGCGCGGGTCGTGGCAGCCGACATGAAGACCTCCGGCGGCGATGCAGTGGTCCGAAGGGACGACGTGACGGCAACTTGTGGCTCGATCAGCAGTAGGCGCGTGCTCGGGGACGTGCTTGGCGAAGACAGGCGCGTGATCGGTTGATCAGACTGACGGTGTATGCGCCATGGAGGGGATGACGCGTAGATCGGAGTCGATGGTGACATTGTCGGTGATGTCCTGGGTGACGACGACGAAGACAGACCGGTGATGGAAACCGCGCGGACGAGCGGCCGGCAGCGACACACGAAGGTGTCCCTTGGGCGGCGCGTCCAACCTGGCCGCGTGGTTGATGACGAAGCGGTCGGTGTAGTCGACGCCGATATCGGAGTAGAGATGCGGGGGTCGACGGTGACGGCGGGCAacgcaaaccgatcaagcataGGTCAGAAGACCAAAAAAAACATCGATCGAGATGATTGGCGAGAGAAAAAAGAATCCGAACCAAAGGATGAAAAAAAACTTTTTAGGGTAGCCGATCAACACGACCGACGGGCGAACCCTAAATACGGACGGCTGGAATCGACGACACAGGGCTAATGGGTGTTTCATTCTCTAGGTGGTGTGCCCGACGTCTTGTTGCGGTCTCGCATCACGCGCATAGGTGGCGGGCATGCATGCATCGTTGAGGTCATACATGCAGGTTCCAACTAGACAGTACATGACATCTGGGGTCCTACGTACATGTTCCAGAAGAAACGAGGGCGCGTCTTGTTGAGGCCTCGCACCACGGCGAGATATGGTCTCGTGGGGTGCGCCAGAGCCATTAATTAATATCATATTttcttcgtccggaaatacttgtcatcaatatGAATAAAAAGAAATGTATCTAAATGCATTTTAGTTCTACGTATATTTTTACTATTTTGATGACAATTATTTTCGGACAAGTAGGCGCATGCCATGTGGGTCCTAGTAGTTTGTTTGTTTGACCTGGCTGAACGTCGGTCCCACATGTTACTTATCATGCCCTAATAGATGGCATGccgggaagagagagggagcacgAGACGGCGGGCGAGAGCGGTGCGATTCCTTCCTACTATGTCTACTTGGCAGGTGCGTGGCCTATAGCCCTATACGTGCGCGCGCGAGGAACCGAGCGAGGAGTTGACCGAGGATGGAGGAGCGAGGAACCGAGTGCGTACATGCGTGCTCCTTATTTTCGACCCGTTGGCGCAATGGAACGAGGTGAAAAAGAAGCTGCGCCCTCGGCTCAAAAGAAAAGCAGAAAAATTGACCTTTATTTTGTTTTTGGCAAAAGATGGGTGTGCCCTTTGTGGCACGTACGCAGCACATGTCGCTCCTCACAAACCTAAATAAAAGGCTTTGGCAGGAGGCAAGGAGTTGAAAGAAAAGGAAGGGAGAAGATAGCGCCTCGTGAGGAAAACGATTCGAGGAGGAGCCTCGTGAGTGGCGTGCGACCGGCCCagcgttcggccggtgcgccgaCGTAAAACGTCCCAAAAAAAGGCCTGCCCGTGCGGACGcgatgtttttttctttttcttttgagcgGCAAGAGAAGGAAGGGACCAAAAACGTGCACGTCAATTGTGCACGCGCG is from Triticum aestivum cultivar Chinese Spring chromosome 1B, IWGSC CS RefSeq v2.1, whole genome shotgun sequence and encodes:
- the LOC123099458 gene encoding uncharacterized protein, producing MEGAGDFTFAVAAPLAGAGGRRVGAGLLYPVFGQPRSPPRQRALETDTTTGTARVPLGRLLLVDAFRAEAEQQQPDGGDKLSAKTCNCSWCPGSPSTPATASSPTRCRKSGSTGSVLRWSQRLLGRSRSDGTEKFVFLDASPSNSGTKRKGVRSGGVGGHAHVWSSYAHKGAGNDGRRRSFLPYRQDLVGLFASATAFRRTYHPF